Proteins encoded by one window of Spirochaetales bacterium:
- a CDS encoding chemotaxis response regulator protein-glutamate methylesterase → MKNRIKVLVVDDSALVRQTMTDILASDREIEVMGVAADPFIAANKMKQEAPDVIILDVEMPKMDGITFLKNIMSQHPIPVVICSSQTEKGSENALRAMDYGAVEIIEKPKLGTKAFIEESKIRICDAVKAARVAKMKNVQASTDYQVQPKLSADAVLARPKPHTIIKTTEKIVVLGASTGGTEAIRIFLEALPLDTPGIVIVQHMPEQFTTAFSDRLNSLCRITVKEAEDNDTVVPGRALIAPGNRHTLLRRSGARYYVEVKDGPLVSRHRPSVDVLFRSAARYCGKNAVGVIMTGMGDDGAHGLKEMKDAGAYTIAQDEASCVVFGMPNEAIKLGAVDRVIPLRGIAGAVIHRCSTSS, encoded by the coding sequence ATGAAAAACAGGATCAAAGTATTGGTTGTCGATGATTCCGCTTTGGTACGTCAGACGATGACGGATATTCTTGCTTCGGACCGCGAGATCGAAGTGATGGGTGTCGCGGCCGATCCGTTTATCGCCGCGAATAAGATGAAACAGGAAGCCCCTGATGTCATCATCCTCGACGTGGAAATGCCGAAGATGGACGGTATCACCTTTCTCAAGAATATTATGAGCCAGCACCCGATTCCGGTTGTCATTTGTTCGAGTCAGACGGAGAAAGGTTCGGAGAATGCCTTGCGCGCGATGGATTACGGTGCCGTCGAGATTATCGAGAAACCGAAACTCGGGACGAAAGCGTTTATCGAAGAGTCGAAAATCAGGATTTGCGATGCGGTAAAGGCGGCCCGTGTGGCGAAAATGAAAAACGTGCAGGCGAGCACGGATTATCAGGTGCAGCCGAAACTTTCAGCCGATGCCGTTCTGGCCAGGCCGAAACCCCATACAATTATCAAGACAACTGAAAAGATTGTCGTTCTGGGTGCCTCCACCGGGGGGACGGAAGCGATACGGATTTTTCTCGAAGCATTGCCGCTCGATACGCCGGGGATCGTGATCGTCCAGCATATGCCAGAGCAATTCACTACGGCCTTTTCCGATCGATTGAACTCCCTCTGCAGGATCACGGTCAAGGAAGCCGAAGATAACGACACGGTTGTACCGGGAAGGGCGCTTATCGCTCCGGGCAACCGGCATACGCTATTGAGACGAAGCGGGGCGCGGTACTATGTCGAAGTGAAGGACGGCCCGCTGGTTTCACGGCACCGGCCGTCGGTCGATGTGCTTTTCCGTTCCGCCGCCAGATATTGCGGGAAGAACGCGGTGGGTGTCATTATGACCGGTATGGGGGATGACGGCGCCCATGGACTCAAAGAAATGAAAGACGCCGGCGCTTATACTATCGCCCAGGACGAGGCAAGCTGTGTCGTCTTTGGTATGCCGAATGAAGCAATAAAACTGGGGGCCGTCGACAGGGTCATCCCCCTCAGAGGGATAGCGGGCGCGGTTATTCATCGCTGTTCGACATCTTCCTGA